From Haemorhous mexicanus isolate bHaeMex1 chromosome 1, bHaeMex1.pri, whole genome shotgun sequence, one genomic window encodes:
- the MAL2 gene encoding protein MAL2, producing MLPRGASSMPPPPNPTPYFPPPRVTLPSGLEILRTFSGAVIFLEIVFGTIVWILVASTQIPLPLLQGWVMFVAVTAWCLSIVFLSVFLFGYANRIAVNWNQADFIFHGATFVFYFGAFLLQAATTSLHYFPRKFNSTTQETILSGREYNISIAASIFAFATAICYGCSTALALRRWRLNNS from the exons ATGTTGCCCAGGGGAGCCTCGTCCATGCCGCCGCCTCCCAACCCCACTCCCTACTTCCCGCCTCCGCGGGTCACGCTGCCCTCCGGCCTGGAGATCCTGCGCACCTTCTCGGGAGCCGTCATCTTCCTGGAGATC gtgTTTGGAACAATAGTCTGGATTTTGGTCGCCTCTACCCAAATtccactgccactgctgcagggatgggtaATGTTTGTGGCAGTGACAGCGTGGTGCCTGTCCATTGTCTTCCTCTCTGTGTTCCTCTTTGGTTATGCAAATAGAATTGCAGTCAACTGGAACCAGGCG gattttattttccatggggctacttttgtcttttattttggaGCATTTCTACTGCAAGCAGCAACTACATCTCTGCATTACTTTCCCCGCAAATTCAACTCCACCACACAAGAGACGATTCTAAGTGGTCGCGAATATAACATAAGCATAGCAGCCTCG ATTTTTGCCTTTGCAACAGCTATTTGTTATGgttgcagcacagccctggcattAAGGAGATGGAGGCTAAATAACAGCTGA